A single Vulcanisaeta distributa DSM 14429 DNA region contains:
- a CDS encoding GNAT family N-acetyltransferase — protein MTELTIRKALPSDAGQIIEFTRNTFSWGDYVPNAINEWINEGTAYVAVIENHVVGVLNMVLIRETSTAWLEGLRVHPNYRRMGIGKALTEYVLNEAVKNGIKYAMLMIADWNEPSHRLARSLGFHEVLTLFTGVAKPSSVDIIRGEAMREVVRNALRKTNGLYCTTRKHWLCTRATEDFVMTMINEVYIGRGIGLGEFSVGPPTIPAKTEVLATENGDFENYYGKFIVYEKELGKTQAKA, from the coding sequence ATGACTGAATTAACGATACGGAAGGCACTACCCAGCGATGCTGGGCAAATAATTGAATTCACGAGAAATACGTTCTCGTGGGGTGACTACGTGCCTAACGCCATTAATGAATGGATTAATGAGGGTACGGCTTACGTGGCGGTTATTGAGAACCACGTGGTCGGTGTGTTGAATATGGTATTAATTAGGGAGACAAGTACGGCATGGCTAGAGGGATTACGGGTTCACCCCAACTATAGACGGATGGGCATTGGTAAAGCATTAACGGAGTACGTACTCAATGAAGCGGTCAAAAACGGTATTAAATACGCAATGTTAATGATCGCCGATTGGAACGAACCAAGCCACCGCCTAGCAAGGTCCCTCGGGTTTCACGAAGTGCTAACTTTATTCACAGGCGTGGCAAAGCCGAGTTCGGTGGATATAATCCGCGGGGAGGCAATGCGGGAGGTGGTCAGGAATGCATTGAGGAAAACAAACGGACTTTACTGTACGACAAGAAAGCATTGGTTATGTACGAGGGCCACCGAGGACTTTGTAATGACCATGATAAATGAAGTATACATCGGCAGGGGTATAGGTCTTGGTGAATTCTCCGTAGGGCCACCAACGATACCCGCCAAAACCGAGGTACTGGCCACGGAAAACGGCGATTTCGAGAACTACTACGGCAAGTTCATAGTCTACGAAAAAGAACTAGGCAAAACACAGGCAAAAGCTTAA
- a CDS encoding Clp1/GlmU family protein, translating to MGSLTLSFSNGTLIVEGPATVTVVNGQCEVLGCPVSGSLSVERFRALPIFASGSCTLSISGGSVRYVDGSTIPSDWDNLNLEGIALVVGDIDSGKTTLTTYLLNRHVTKGLSTCIVDADVGQSSIGPPGVIGLSCVGLPTPTMEDLHMMSGVFVGCNSPSQCVGRFISGVSAMVREAFSRTPGLVLIDMPGWVVDGGIELIRNVVDTVGADYVVSIGINLRLRSGVKVINVSKPKYVRPRNPDERRFLRNQALRRYLGGELINVSIELNKIIGNSVIECIVNNCGHYVVDNVTEVTRHGGVVKVPSRLLNNMFIGLIRRGFLAGFGVIKEFNLKEGVANAVVTTDYFDDAVMGKLRVDPERLEEIEPFPLL from the coding sequence GTGGGTTCGTTAACTTTGAGCTTCAGTAATGGTACTCTGATTGTGGAGGGTCCTGCCACGGTTACTGTGGTGAATGGGCAATGTGAGGTGCTGGGTTGTCCCGTGAGTGGTTCCCTAAGTGTTGAGAGGTTTAGGGCGTTGCCCATATTTGCCAGTGGTTCATGCACGTTATCCATTAGTGGGGGTTCCGTCAGATATGTTGATGGTAGTACAATACCGAGTGACTGGGATAACCTTAACCTCGAGGGTATTGCCCTAGTCGTTGGTGATATTGATTCTGGTAAGACCACGTTAACCACGTACTTACTTAATAGGCATGTGACCAAGGGATTAAGTACATGTATCGTGGATGCCGATGTCGGTCAATCATCAATAGGGCCTCCTGGTGTCATTGGGCTTTCCTGCGTTGGATTACCAACACCGACCATGGAGGATTTGCATATGATGAGCGGTGTTTTCGTTGGTTGTAATAGTCCATCACAATGTGTTGGTAGGTTTATCAGTGGGGTTAGCGCCATGGTTAGGGAGGCCTTTAGTAGGACGCCAGGTCTCGTGCTAATTGACATGCCTGGCTGGGTTGTGGATGGTGGTATTGAGTTGATAAGGAATGTCGTTGATACGGTCGGCGCAGACTACGTGGTATCCATAGGCATTAATCTACGCCTAAGGTCGGGTGTTAAGGTAATTAACGTCTCTAAGCCGAAGTATGTAAGGCCCAGGAACCCCGATGAGAGGAGGTTTCTGAGGAATCAGGCCTTACGTAGGTACTTAGGTGGTGAATTAATTAACGTAAGCATTGAGCTGAATAAAATCATTGGTAACTCGGTGATTGAGTGCATAGTCAATAATTGTGGTCATTACGTAGTTGATAATGTGACCGAGGTCACTAGGCATGGTGGTGTGGTTAAGGTGCCGTCCAGGCTCCTCAATAATATGTTCATTGGCTTAATACGTAGAGGCTTCCTGGCGGGTTTCGGTGTGATTAAAGAGTTTAACCTTAAGGAGGGTGTTGCAAATGCCGTCGTAACGACGGACTACTTTGATGATGCTGTTATGGGTAAATTACGCGTCGACCCCGAGAGGCTGGAGGAGATCGAACCATTCCCACTACTTTAA
- a CDS encoding glycerate kinase type-2 family protein produces the protein MVFPVFGGDLLSDILGLILKSSDLYLRTSRAISVDNGKVRIMGHEINNFYVIAIGKGSIGMAKAIEDAAYDKIIDGIAVVPRGTPGNLRKIRILESTHPLPTEASINAGLKILDLISNVRSGDYVLFLISGGGSALVEVPIRGLSLEDIREVNNLLLRSGATIHEINTVRKHLSMTKGGRLAREVVKRGGKVITLIASDVPGDDPATVASGPTVPDPTTYRDAIAILRNRGLWDKVPGTVRDTLEQGLKGVIEETPKELTNTWNYVIASNMDVLTDLANYAKSLGMESLILTSRMDGEAREVGRYLASIALEARFRGVPIRRGLILSGGEPTVTVVGNGRGGRTTEMCTGFALSVRGVDGVSMISIATDGIDGNIDAAGCVADGHLIEEAMKLGIDPIGELRNNNTAIIFEKTNTIIRTGWTGSNLNIVTVIFVSGY, from the coding sequence GTGGTATTTCCCGTATTCGGCGGTGACTTACTAAGCGATATACTAGGTCTTATTCTTAAGTCCTCGGACTTATACCTCAGAACCTCAAGAGCTATTAGTGTCGATAATGGTAAGGTAAGGATCATGGGGCACGAAATTAATAACTTCTACGTCATAGCCATTGGCAAGGGCTCAATAGGGATGGCTAAGGCCATTGAGGATGCGGCCTACGATAAAATAATTGACGGTATCGCCGTGGTCCCCAGGGGAACGCCAGGTAATCTACGAAAAATAAGGATTCTCGAATCAACACACCCACTGCCAACTGAGGCAAGTATTAATGCCGGTTTGAAAATACTCGACCTAATTAGTAATGTTAGGAGTGGCGATTACGTACTATTCCTGATTAGCGGTGGTGGTTCTGCTCTCGTTGAGGTACCCATTAGAGGCCTGAGCCTTGAGGACATTAGGGAGGTCAACAACTTACTCCTAAGAAGCGGAGCCACTATTCACGAGATTAATACCGTGAGGAAGCACCTATCAATGACGAAGGGCGGCAGACTTGCCAGAGAGGTAGTTAAGAGAGGTGGTAAGGTAATAACCCTAATAGCCAGTGACGTACCTGGTGATGACCCAGCAACGGTTGCCAGCGGACCAACAGTCCCTGACCCAACCACATATAGGGATGCCATAGCCATACTAAGGAATAGGGGTCTTTGGGATAAGGTACCAGGTACGGTTAGGGACACCCTTGAACAGGGCTTAAAAGGCGTTATTGAGGAGACCCCTAAGGAATTAACTAACACGTGGAATTACGTGATCGCAAGCAACATGGATGTACTCACGGACTTGGCAAATTACGCTAAATCACTTGGTATGGAATCATTAATACTCACGTCGCGAATGGATGGGGAGGCCAGGGAAGTCGGTAGGTACCTAGCGAGTATAGCCCTGGAGGCCAGGTTTAGGGGAGTCCCAATAAGGAGGGGATTGATACTATCAGGTGGTGAGCCGACAGTGACGGTGGTTGGTAATGGCAGGGGTGGTAGGACCACGGAAATGTGCACGGGCTTTGCCTTATCGGTTAGGGGTGTTGATGGTGTTTCCATGATTTCCATAGCCACCGACGGTATTGATGGTAATATAGATGCGGCAGGCTGTGTTGCTGATGGTCACCTAATTGAGGAGGCCATGAAGTTGGGTATTGATCCCATAGGCGAATTACGTAATAATAACACGGCTATTATATTCGAAAAAACAAACACCATAATACGCACTGGATGGACCGGCAGTAACCTGAATATCGTGACGGTGATCTTCGTCTCAGGTTATTAA
- a CDS encoding haloacid dehalogenase, with translation MIDTDGLRARLRELEEVKDEVIETGVKVNRLSKSVIYSLIRDDVETARRYIREMQDLVNKLRELIAKYPMYYNNAVISLQEYVEAMTMWFFMTENRIPSPSELGVDAEPYINGIADFTGELSRKATEEMIKNNLDFALRAKKVMEELYLDLLSLEPRDYEMRKKVDYVSSNINWLNEKIFYKTLNIKVVQEPSSKNSDVNNSLE, from the coding sequence ATGATCGACACTGATGGGTTAAGGGCAAGGTTGAGGGAGCTTGAGGAGGTTAAGGATGAGGTTATTGAGACTGGGGTTAAGGTGAATAGGCTTTCTAAGTCCGTGATATACTCACTAATTAGGGATGATGTTGAGACAGCGCGCAGGTACATAAGGGAGATGCAAGATCTCGTTAATAAACTAAGGGAGTTAATTGCTAAGTACCCAATGTATTATAATAATGCCGTCATTAGTCTCCAGGAGTACGTTGAGGCTATGACCATGTGGTTCTTCATGACCGAAAATAGGATACCGAGCCCAAGCGAGCTAGGTGTCGATGCCGAGCCCTACATAAACGGCATTGCCGACTTCACGGGCGAGCTTAGTAGGAAGGCGACTGAGGAGATGATTAAGAACAACCTAGACTTCGCGTTAAGGGCTAAGAAGGTGATGGAGGAGCTTTACCTGGATTTACTCAGTCTAGAGCCCAGGGATTACGAGATGAGGAAGAAGGTTGATTACGTGTCATCAAATATTAACTGGTTGAATGAAAAGATATTCTACAAGACATTAAATATTAAGGTAGTTCAGGAACCATCATCGAAGAACTCTGACGTAAATAACTCGTTGGAGTAA
- a CDS encoding APC family permease — translation MKLRKALTFWDLLFLSISGMVGSGWLFAALAGAAYAGPASLISWLLAGVFFTFIGLSYAELGSILPFSGSLVRIDHYVHGSISNYLLGWAYLIGSATTISMEAEAIIMYTNKYLPLFSTESGYLTPLGILTAAALIGIFTVIQVIGVNIFGKINTAITIWKFIIPTATVILLITLYLHPGNFTAYGGFAPLGWTAVFTALIPSGIIWAYEGFRQALEYAGEARNPRRDVPMALVLSIILVAILYMALEIAFIGGIDWSKIYLPNSKGQYVIPIKPGDWSDLLNSNWAGSPFYSELYVSGIVVLVLWATILLIDAWVSPAGTMGVYIGTTARSLYGLSRQGYYPSIFGNLHEKFQTPWFSFIVTYLIAVLFLLPFPTWYQIVSISTTATIINYLAGGPALIILRRTAPNINRPYKVPMPLLVGLLSFIISSMLVYWTGWPYLGYIFVITAFGLPLLILGYRKVIGMGYGEAVAFSAIFWIALIMVIYYGFVINALPFYEYWTAFALILIGGITYLYYRSRDGYVSREIKASTWFISYMIVFGALSYIGSLGMGYIQYPWDYLIALAMSIVFFIIAVRQGFETKEIRQVKEGNLPIE, via the coding sequence GTGAAGCTAAGAAAGGCCTTAACGTTTTGGGATCTGCTCTTCCTATCAATATCAGGAATGGTTGGTAGTGGGTGGTTATTCGCAGCCTTAGCGGGCGCCGCCTATGCTGGCCCAGCATCATTAATATCCTGGCTTTTAGCTGGGGTATTCTTCACATTCATAGGCCTATCATACGCTGAATTAGGCTCAATACTCCCATTTAGTGGTTCACTTGTTCGTATTGACCACTACGTACACGGCTCAATCTCTAATTACCTACTCGGTTGGGCGTACTTAATTGGTTCAGCCACCACAATATCCATGGAGGCTGAGGCAATAATAATGTACACAAATAAGTATTTACCGCTCTTTAGTACCGAGTCTGGCTACTTGACGCCACTTGGTATTTTAACGGCGGCAGCATTAATAGGTATTTTCACGGTCATACAAGTAATTGGCGTTAACATATTTGGTAAGATTAATACGGCAATAACCATTTGGAAGTTCATAATACCCACAGCCACAGTAATACTCCTAATAACCCTATACCTACACCCGGGTAATTTCACGGCATATGGAGGGTTCGCACCACTGGGTTGGACCGCCGTCTTTACGGCATTAATCCCCAGCGGCATTATCTGGGCCTATGAGGGATTTAGACAGGCCCTTGAGTACGCTGGTGAAGCCAGGAATCCAAGGCGTGACGTACCGATGGCCCTAGTTCTATCGATAATACTCGTGGCAATACTATACATGGCATTGGAGATCGCATTTATAGGAGGGATCGACTGGAGCAAGATATACCTGCCTAATAGTAAGGGTCAGTACGTAATCCCAATAAAGCCCGGTGACTGGAGCGACCTATTAAACTCTAATTGGGCAGGCTCACCATTCTACTCAGAGCTGTACGTGAGTGGTATCGTAGTTCTTGTACTGTGGGCCACGATATTGCTGATCGATGCGTGGGTCTCACCCGCGGGTACCATGGGTGTATACATTGGCACAACGGCAAGGAGTCTCTATGGACTTTCAAGGCAGGGTTACTACCCAAGCATTTTCGGTAATTTACATGAAAAATTCCAGACCCCGTGGTTCTCATTCATAGTTACTTACTTAATAGCCGTACTATTCCTACTGCCATTCCCAACCTGGTACCAAATAGTCAGCATATCAACAACAGCGACAATAATTAACTACCTGGCTGGCGGCCCAGCATTAATCATATTAAGGAGGACTGCGCCGAATATTAATAGGCCGTATAAGGTCCCAATGCCATTACTGGTTGGGTTACTGAGCTTTATAATATCCTCAATGCTCGTTTACTGGACAGGTTGGCCTTACCTGGGCTATATATTCGTAATAACGGCCTTCGGCTTACCATTACTAATCCTAGGCTATAGAAAGGTCATTGGCATGGGCTATGGCGAAGCCGTGGCTTTCTCGGCGATTTTCTGGATCGCGTTAATAATGGTGATTTATTACGGATTCGTAATTAACGCACTACCGTTTTATGAGTATTGGACTGCATTCGCATTAATATTAATTGGAGGTATTACGTATCTGTACTATAGGTCGAGGGATGGTTACGTTAGTAGAGAGATTAAGGCGAGTACCTGGTTCATCAGCTACATGATCGTGTTTGGCGCCTTATCATACATAGGCTCACTGGGCATGGGCTACATACAATACCCGTGGGACTACCTAATTGCGTTGGCTATGTCAATAGTATTCTTCATAATAGCAGTGAGACAGGGATTTGAGACTAAGGAGATAAGGCAGGTTAAGGAGGGTAACCTACCCATTGAGTAA
- a CDS encoding SagB/ThcOx family dehydrogenase, whose amino-acid sequence MCEDEVLKDLIPSEALLMFKRLIGKDIGVACDFLMRHYRDEYWPRRAGVMPPLRRVRSNNVVKLPSPKGVTMTVSNAIIARRSAGDFIDEPISIDDLATMLFLGLGITGWTQAYGFDKYPLRAYPSAGALQPIEAYPVVHNVMGLREGLYHYDPFNHALEILRLGRFNSLMANLALGQDHVSRASVVIVLTAFYSRTRWKYWKRALRYVLLDAGAVMENIYVVATGLGLGVRAVGAFYDEELCRFLGIDCVEEFPVLLMLIGKETRGF is encoded by the coding sequence ATGTGTGAGGATGAGGTGTTAAAGGACTTAATACCTAGTGAGGCGTTGCTCATGTTTAAGAGACTCATAGGGAAGGACATTGGTGTTGCCTGTGACTTCTTAATGAGACATTATAGGGATGAGTATTGGCCTAGAAGAGCTGGCGTAATGCCTCCGTTAAGGAGGGTAAGGAGTAACAACGTGGTTAAGTTGCCAAGTCCCAAGGGCGTAACTATGACCGTGAGCAACGCGATTATAGCAAGGAGAAGCGCGGGGGACTTCATTGATGAGCCGATAAGTATTGATGACTTGGCAACGATGTTATTTCTAGGACTGGGTATTACGGGCTGGACCCAGGCCTATGGGTTTGATAAATACCCACTTCGTGCATATCCATCCGCAGGTGCTTTACAGCCTATTGAGGCTTACCCGGTGGTTCATAACGTGATGGGGCTGAGGGAGGGACTTTACCACTATGACCCGTTCAACCACGCATTGGAAATCCTTAGGTTGGGTAGGTTTAATTCATTAATGGCTAACTTAGCCCTTGGGCAGGACCACGTCAGTAGGGCGTCAGTGGTCATCGTACTCACGGCATTTTACTCACGAACCCGGTGGAAGTACTGGAAGAGGGCTTTGAGGTATGTCCTCCTGGATGCAGGTGCAGTCATGGAGAACATATATGTCGTGGCTACTGGGTTGGGGCTTGGTGTTAGGGCTGTGGGTGCTTTTTATGACGAGGAGTTGTGTAGGTTCCTTGGTATTGACTGTGTTGAGGAGTTTCCCGTACTCTTAATGCTTATTGGTAAGGAGACACGTGGTTTTTAA
- a CDS encoding DUF2258 domain-containing protein: MSWKPSEDVERDKERAAEYEKLYSGFTFHGPLTVELRTGIIIAARFADKLRRAAFAAFSKMVPEDVILRDIAELNKTVYDEMIKRNIDKLALVRISVVVSYDQKANKLNFSDLKIERLYTEDEVSRIIDEKCGELERKIEKIRSIIGSI; encoded by the coding sequence ATGTCTTGGAAACCAAGTGAGGATGTAGAACGAGATAAGGAACGAGCAGCGGAATATGAAAAACTATACAGCGGATTCACATTCCATGGACCATTAACCGTCGAGTTAAGGACGGGCATCATAATAGCGGCTAGGTTCGCAGATAAGCTAAGGCGTGCCGCATTCGCGGCTTTTTCAAAGATGGTCCCCGAGGACGTTATACTTAGGGATATAGCGGAGTTGAATAAGACCGTGTATGACGAGATGATTAAGAGGAACATTGATAAGTTGGCCCTTGTGAGGATAAGTGTCGTGGTTTCATACGATCAAAAAGCAAATAAGCTTAATTTCTCTGATTTAAAGATTGAAAGATTATACACCGAGGATGAGGTGAGTAGGATCATTGATGAGAAATGCGGTGAGTTGGAGAGGAAGATTGAGAAGATAAGGAGTATAATAGGTTCGATATAA
- a CDS encoding DUF211 domain-containing protein, translating into MGGLRRVVLDVDIPSSVSTVELADRLGRVSGVKAVNVTVTDTDVEVLGLVIVIEGDNINYDDVKRVIEDLGGAIRSIDQVIVGEYILELNPQLLKER; encoded by the coding sequence TTGGGTGGATTACGTAGGGTTGTGCTTGATGTTGATATACCAAGTAGTGTCTCTACTGTGGAACTCGCGGATAGGCTTGGCAGGGTTAGCGGTGTTAAGGCTGTTAATGTCACCGTGACCGACACGGACGTTGAGGTTCTAGGTCTGGTCATTGTTATTGAGGGTGATAACATAAACTATGATGACGTGAAGAGGGTTATCGAGGACTTGGGTGGTGCGATTAGGAGTATTGACCAGGTAATTGTTGGCGAGTACATACTTGAGCTTAATCCTCAGTTGCTTAAGGAGAGGTGA
- a CDS encoding Trm112 family protein: MKYRLMDVLACPYDKTFPLTLIVLKEREYPERKYEWNKRPFCEEYCALKNVFIKNYPNPQELPCDECIKKEVVDGILYCPKCGRWYPIKDEIPILLPDELRNKEEDKAFLDRVKDQLVKVSPELGNKILKEGKPVNLSS, translated from the coding sequence GTGAAGTACAGATTAATGGATGTATTGGCATGTCCGTACGACAAAACATTCCCACTGACATTAATAGTGCTTAAAGAGAGGGAGTATCCTGAACGAAAGTATGAATGGAACAAAAGGCCATTCTGTGAAGAATACTGTGCCCTTAAGAATGTCTTCATAAAGAATTACCCGAATCCACAGGAATTACCGTGCGATGAATGCATTAAGAAGGAGGTTGTTGATGGCATATTATACTGCCCTAAATGTGGTCGTTGGTATCCAATTAAGGATGAGATACCGATATTGCTACCCGATGAACTCAGGAATAAGGAGGAGGATAAGGCCTTCCTGGATAGGGTTAAGGATCAATTGGTCAAGGTAAGTCCGGAGCTTGGAAATAAGATATTAAAGGAGGGCAAACCTGTCAATTTATCATCATGA